The segment AAAACCGACCGTTCTTTTTTCGGAATATAAAATTCAAAAATCTCTCGGATCGGGTGAATCGTTTCGCATTGAAGCGAAATTGCATTGGCTCTTATGCAAAGAAGAATGCGTTCCCGAATCTGCAACTTTAATCATTCATAAAATACAAAAATTTCTTCCCGAATCCGAGAAATATTCCGTGTATGAAAAAAGTTTGAAGGGGCTGCCGCAGACTTCCAAGGAAGGATTGGCGGTCTCTTTCAGAAAAAAGAAAGATAGTTTCCTATTTCAGATAAAAGGGAACGATCTCCCGGAGAAATTGGATTTTTTTCCGGAAGATCCGCAGATAGTTTCTAATCAAAAAATACGAACTTTAGAATATTCAAAAAATATGATTGAGTTCGAAATTCCTCAATCCGAGTATATTTCAAGATCTCCGGATTCTATCCGTGGGGTTTTAACCTTAGGGCCTGAAATTTATTCTATCCGGGCAAATGAATCTAAAGTAGGTTATTTACTCGAAGCGATATTTTTTGCATTCCTCGGCGGAATTCTATTGAATTTAATGCCCTGCGTTTTTCCGGTTTTGTTTTTGAAGGCTTTTTCGATTTCTCAAACTTCGAATAAACAAACTAAGCGAATTGAGTCCGTATTCTATTTTGGCGGAGTACTTTCCTTTTTTTGGATTTTGTTTTTCGGATTTTGGATCCTTCGATCAGGAGGAGCAAGTTTAGGCTGGGGATATCAACTTCAGAGTCCTTCCTTTGTTTTTTTTCTTATCCTCGTCTTTATGTTTCTGGGATTACAAATGTTAGGCGCTTTTGATTTTGCCATCGGTTTAAGCGGTCCTCTCGTAAGATTGGCGGATCAAAGGGGGAATGTCGGCGCATTTTTTTCGGGAGCTTTAACCGTCCTAGTCGCCACTCCCTGTACGGCTCCTTTTATGGGCTCGGCGCTGGCATATGCTTTGTCGGAGAATATTTTAAACGGCCTATTCGTGTTTACGTCCATGGCTGCGGGAATGTCCTTGCCGCTCCTGATATTTCAGAACAGTAGCAGGTTAGCGAAACTTCTGCCCAAGCCGGGACCATGGATGCAGACATTTAAGGAGTTCCTCGCATTTCCATTATTAATGACGGCAGTCTGGCTGTTCTGGGTTTTTAGCGGTATCACGAATCGAAACAAAGCAAGTTTAGCGCTTCTTATAATTTTGTTATTGGTTTTTCTCCTATGGATGAATAGAACTACCGCTTCTAAAATAATTAAGAAAGTCGTACAGGGATTGGCGATCCTATCTATTTTATGCAGCTTTTATTTTTTTCGGATAGCGGCTCTATCGATTCCTACTTTAGAATCCGAACATCGTGAAATTTCGACGGAAGAATATTCCAAGGAAAGATTAGCATTTCATTTAAAGGAAGGACGCAGTGTCTTTCTGTATTTTACGGCTGA is part of the Leptospira broomii serovar Hurstbridge str. 5399 genome and harbors:
- a CDS encoding protein-disulfide reductase DsbD family protein is translated as MSGYRIGLTFSVFVYIVCISFSAEVFAQSFEYRGTHSYLELKAISKSENVLRLALYMEAQPGWHVYWKNPGDSGSSLQTDWKSTPPGIATNWEWPVPERIELGDLVNFGYEKPTVLFSEYKIQKSLGSGESFRIEAKLHWLLCKEECVPESATLIIHKIQKFLPESEKYSVYEKSLKGLPQTSKEGLAVSFRKKKDSFLFQIKGNDLPEKLDFFPEDPQIVSNQKIRTLEYSKNMIEFEIPQSEYISRSPDSIRGVLTLGPEIYSIRANESKVGYLLEAIFFAFLGGILLNLMPCVFPVLFLKAFSISQTSNKQTKRIESVFYFGGVLSFFWILFFGFWILRSGGASLGWGYQLQSPSFVFFLILVFMFLGLQMLGAFDFAIGLSGPLVRLADQRGNVGAFFSGALTVLVATPCTAPFMGSALAYALSENILNGLFVFTSMAAGMSLPLLIFQNSSRLAKLLPKPGPWMQTFKEFLAFPLLMTAVWLFWVFSGITNRNKASLALLIILLLVFLLWMNRTTASKIIKKVVQGLAILSILCSFYFFRIAALSIPTLESEHREISTEEYSKERLAFHLKEGRSVFLYFTADWCITCKFNERTVLSSDTVLNEFRTKEIVVLKGDWTSEDPKISAALESYGRNSVPFYVYYPKGKRENPRFLPTMLTIGLLLESLR